A segment of the Flavobacteriales bacterium genome:
GCGCGCTCGAGGTAAGGATGCGTTTCGCGCAGCGGATCGATGATCACGGCCTCGCCGTTGCTCTCGATGTAGTAGGCGCCCTGTGCGAGGCAGCCGGTGTAGATCTGTTCGATTTTCATTTTCAGTTGGAGTTGCTGGGGCGCGTCATGATGCGCCCGCACGGTTAGCTGAGCTTTGAAAGTTCCTTTCCGATGATGTACACGCCCATCACGAGCACGAACCATCCGAAAGCGGGCTTGAGTTTCTCATTGGGGATGCGTTTGCTAAGGGCGCTGCCTACCAGGATGCCGACAATGGCCACCGCGCTGAAGATCCCGAGGAAGCCCCAATCGATGAACTCATCGCCCTTGAGATCGCCGGTGAAGCCGATCAGCGATTTGGCCGCGATGATGATGAGCGAGGTGCCTACCGCCTGCTTCATGGGAAGCTTCGCGAGCAGCACCAGCGCCGGGATGATGAGGAATCCGCCGCCTGCGCCCACCAGGCCCGTGATGGTGCCGACAACAGCACCTTCCCCAAGGATCAGTGGATAGTTGAATCTGAGGCTCCGGCAGCCGGCTCGTTGGGTCCCAGGCCGCTTTGGGTTTCTGGATCATGCTGTAGGCTGCGGCCACCATGAGCAACGCGAAGAAGATGAGCATGCCCAGCGCCTTGCTCACGGCAACGCCGCTCACGTTGAAGAGCGTGTCGGGCAGGGCAGGCACCAGCCAGGCCCTCGTGGCGAAGACCGCCGCGATGCTGGGTATGCCGAACACCACCGCTGTTCGCCAGTGGATATTGCCGAGGCGCATGTGGCTGAGGCTCCCGATCAAGCTCGTCAAGCCCACGATGAAGAGCGAGTAGGCCGTGGCGAGCACCGCGTCGATGTGGAAGAGGTACACGAGGATGGGCAGCGTGAGGATGCTGCCGCCCCCGCCGATGAGGCCGAGGGACAGGCCCATGATGATCGCGCCGATGTAGCCGAGGATCTCCATGCTCATAGTTGCTCGCAGCAGTTCTCCAGGCACGAAACGATATTCATGAACTCGGTGCGCTTCAGGCTCCAGTAACTGTACTTGCCTTCCTTCTCACAGGTGAGCAGGCCTTTGTCGCGCATCAGGGTGAGGTGCTGGCTGAGGATGGCTTGCTCAATGCCGAGGATCCCCTCAAGCTCCCGGTTGCACAGCCGGGCGCGCTGGCTAAGGGCATCGAGGATGTCGAGCCGTTGCGGATGGGCCGACGCCTTGAGCAATTCGCTGGCGCGAACAAGCTTCTCAGGTCCGACCCGCTCGTGCAGGCTCTCGGTGGCGATGATCGCGGTCATGGAGGGCGCAAACGTATAGCTATGCTTCTATGCGACTCGGTGAGTTTGCTCACTGAGCCCGTGGGGGACCCGCGCTACAGGGCCTTGAGCAGGTCCGCGCCGAATTGCTTCACCTGGTAGCGCCGCATGCCGGGCACCCTTGCAAGCGCCTCGATGTCGCCGGGCAAGGTCCGGGCGATATCCGCGAGCATCTGGTTGCTGGCCACGATGCCGAGGCGCAGGTCCTGCTCCTGGGTGAGCCGGTCCCGGACCTGTTTGAGGCGTTTCAGGCGATCGTCGTAGTCAGGATCGCGGGACCAGCGTTTGCCGCGAGGCACTTGCGGCCATTGGTCCTTCGGCGATTCGAGCCCGCGCTTCACAGCGGCGAGCAGTTCCTTCCCGTGCCGTTGCAGGAGCCGTTCGCCGATGCCGCTCCGTTTGCCCAGTTCATGCATGTCTTTCGGCGGGTCGGTGGCCAATGCAAGCAGCGGCTCGTTGCCCAGGACCATGAAGGGCGCCCGATCCATGCGCTCGGCGATCCGCTCGCGCAAGGCATGCACCTCACGGAGCACGGCAAGCTGCTGGGGCTTCAGCAGTTTCGCGGTCTTGATCTTCAGGTAGGCCGGCTCATCGTCAACAGGCAGGTTGAAGGGCGCATCGGTGAGCAGGCTGAACTCCTCCTCGGCCCATTCCCAGCGCTGCTTGGCGATCAGCTTCTCCTTGAGCACATCCCGCAGCGCGATCAGGTGGCTGGTATCGCCGGCAGCATAGCTGAGCATATCGGGGGGCAGCGGGCGCTTGCTCCAGTCGGCCTTCTGGAATCTCTTATCCACGCGCACGCCTTGGTACTTCAGCAGCAGCGATGCCAGCCCGATCTCCGGCTCATTGATGAGTTCTGCGGCCACAAGCGTGTCGAATACGTTCTCCACCCGGATGCCGTGGTACTTCGCGAGGATCCGCAGGTCGTAATCAGCGTCGTGGATCACCACTTCCATGGCTTTCTCCGAGAGGAGCTCGGCCAGGGGTTTCAGGTCCGGCAGCGCCAAGGGGTCCACC
Coding sequences within it:
- a CDS encoding winged helix-turn-helix transcriptional regulator; this translates as MTAIIATESLHERVGPEKLVRASELLKASAHPQRLDILDALSQRARLCNRELEGILGIEQAILSQHLTLMRDKGLLTCEKEGKYSYWSLKRTEFMNIVSCLENCCEQL
- a CDS encoding ribonuclease D; the encoded protein is MASFELITAHAALAKCATELGAASIIALDTEASSFHRYKEKVCLVQLSTRDRTFLVDPLALPDLKPLAELLSEKAMEVVIHDADYDLRILAKYHGIRVENVFDTLVAAELINEPEIGLASLLLKYQGVRVDKRFQKADWSKRPLPPDMLSYAAGDTSHLIALRDVLKEKLIAKQRWEWAEEEFSLLTDAPFNLPVDDEPAYLKIKTAKLLKPQQLAVLREVHALRERIAERMDRAPFMVLGNEPLLALATDPPKDMHELGKRSGIGERLLQRHGKELLAAVKRGLESPKDQWPQVPRGKRWSRDPDYDDRLKRLKQVRDRLTQEQDLRLGIVASNQMLADIARTLPGDIEALARVPGMRRYQVKQFGADLLKAL